The Acidianus manzaensis genome has a window encoding:
- a CDS encoding ABC transporter substrate-binding protein, which yields MVNKKTLYGISKAAVAIIIIVVIVIAGAAAYLVTTHHPSVSVSTITLAAPNSNVLCDVAQTAAPDALDPATGFYTQDGPLFTAVFQELVEFNGSNYHQLVPVIAQNWTTPNYQNYYFYLRNYIHFPDGVQVNASTVWFSLYRTILMGQGPGVSNYIELLFNATVYSNTGYAIPWGVNNAIQNATGLPTANNYNLTAKILASILSNFNANNATIQKIMEYPNQAVVVKGPYEVEINTLIPYKFFLYDIAAWWGAIVNPVVVDEHGGVQPNTPNTYLDEHGMNGTGPYVITYVSTGLSTIDLEANPNYWASGHSVPAVAEPAHIKEVVIQYGLSHEDRVEDFITNKAQLSYISVPYLSQILGASPYSKLPINASLVNLGSQPEVLYISMNTQEFPTNITDFRLALEYAINYTALLQIFEYKGVTLASEFLGPISPQFPGYYNPDNLSMYSTNLGLAMKYLNEAGYEGHFYVVLPNGTTLGDTSGTELSTMDIYALAPENALEEDELTIISQDLQQIGISTSVKLVLASVTDGWTTPSGTPNLVDLGWVPNWPDPVFQQLIPLSDVQDGGISGNLAWVDNPTLQNMYSTLPFITNTTEQEELVGQAYSILYHMAPYIWLPVPSTYYFVQPYVHGFVYDPFTGYYYNMMYYSTYTYTT from the coding sequence ATGGTCAATAAAAAAACACTTTATGGAATATCCAAAGCAGCAGTAGCAATAATCATAATAGTCGTAATAGTAATAGCAGGAGCAGCAGCATACTTAGTAACAACACACCACCCATCCGTATCAGTATCAACAATCACACTAGCAGCACCCAACTCAAACGTACTATGCGACGTAGCACAAACAGCAGCACCAGACGCACTAGACCCAGCAACAGGATTCTACACACAAGACGGACCACTATTTACAGCAGTATTCCAAGAACTAGTAGAATTTAACGGAAGCAACTACCACCAACTAGTACCAGTAATAGCACAAAACTGGACAACACCAAACTACCAAAACTACTACTTCTACCTAAGAAACTACATACACTTCCCAGACGGAGTACAAGTAAACGCATCAACAGTATGGTTCTCACTCTATAGAACAATACTAATGGGACAAGGACCAGGAGTATCAAACTACATAGAACTACTATTCAACGCAACAGTATACTCAAACACAGGATATGCAATACCATGGGGAGTAAACAACGCAATACAAAACGCAACAGGACTACCAACAGCAAACAACTACAACCTAACAGCAAAAATACTAGCATCAATACTATCAAACTTCAACGCAAATAATGCGACAATACAAAAAATAATGGAATATCCAAACCAAGCAGTAGTAGTAAAAGGACCATACGAAGTAGAAATAAACACACTAATACCATACAAATTCTTCCTATATGATATAGCAGCATGGTGGGGAGCAATAGTCAACCCAGTAGTAGTTGACGAACACGGAGGAGTACAACCCAACACACCAAACACTTACTTAGACGAACACGGAATGAACGGAACAGGACCATACGTGATAACATACGTATCTACAGGATTAAGCACAATAGACTTAGAAGCAAATCCAAACTACTGGGCTTCAGGACATAGCGTGCCAGCAGTAGCAGAACCAGCACACATAAAAGAAGTAGTAATACAATATGGATTATCTCACGAGGATAGAGTAGAAGACTTCATAACTAATAAAGCTCAATTATCATACATTTCAGTACCATACTTGTCACAAATACTTGGAGCATCACCATATTCTAAATTACCTATAAATGCTTCACTAGTAAATCTAGGTTCACAACCAGAAGTGTTGTATATTAGTATGAATACTCAGGAGTTTCCTACTAATATTACTGATTTTAGGTTGGCTTTAGAGTATGCTATTAATTATACTGCTTTGTTGCAGATATTTGAGTATAAGGGTGTTACGTTGGCTTCTGAGTTTTTGGGTCCTATATCTCCTCAGTTTCCTGGGTATTATAATCCTGATAATTTGAGTATGTATTCTACTAATTTGGGTTTGGCTATGAAGTATTTGAATGAGGCTGGTTATGAGGGTCATTTCTATGTTGTGTTGCCTAATGGTACTACGCTTGGTGATACTAGTGGGACTGAGTTGTCTACTATGGATATTTATGCTTTAGCTCCTGAGAATGCGTTGGAGGAGGATGAGTTGACTATAATATCTCAAGATTTGCAGCAAATTGGAATATCTACTAGTGTTAAGTTAGTGTTAGCTAGTGTTACTGATGGTTGGACTACTCCTTCTGGTACTCCTAATCTTGTAGATCTAGGATGGGTACCTAATTGGCCTGATCCTGTATTTCAGCAGTTAATTCCATTATCTGATGTACAAGATGGTGGTATTTCTGGTAATTTAGCTTGGGTTGATAATCCTACGTTGCAGAATATGTATAGTACGTTGCCGTTTATTACTAATACTACTGAGCAGGAGGAGTTGGTTGGGCAGGCTTATAGTATTTTGTATCATATGGCTCCTTATATATGGTTGCCGGTTCCTTCGACTTACTATTTTGTTCAACCGTATGTTCATGGATTTGTCTATGATCCTTTCACTGGCTATTACTATAATATGATGTATTATAGTACATACACGTATACTACGTAA
- a CDS encoding mandelate racemase/muconate lactonizing enzyme family protein, with translation MKIQEIEPIVLTSTEKGGSTWASSMIVVKVTTSNGMVGYGEAVPTLRIISVYNAIKQVSKAFIGKEVEDVEKNYHEWYKQDFYLARSFESATATSAIDIASWDILGKELGAPIHKLTGGKFRDKVLVYANGWYNDCVTPDDFAEKAKDIVKRGYKGLKFDPFGEYYDWIDEKGLQQAEERVKAVREAVGDEVHIMIEHHGRFNANSAIKIAHRIEKYNPLFMEEPVHHEDIEGYKKYRSSTKVTVALGERLVSLKEAMFYIDNRLADILQPDITNIGGVTIARKVTALAEANDIEIAFHNAFGSIQNAVSVQLSASIPNLVILENFYDWFPQWKRDLVYNGTPVEDGYVKVSDKPGIGVDVNEKLLDELKAEPVPLDVKEEPVWVVKNTWKGF, from the coding sequence ATGAAAATCCAAGAAATTGAGCCAATAGTTCTTACTTCTACGGAAAAAGGAGGTTCTACATGGGCATCTTCGATGATAGTAGTGAAAGTTACTACTTCGAATGGAATGGTAGGATATGGTGAGGCTGTTCCTACATTAAGAATAATATCAGTTTATAACGCTATTAAGCAAGTATCGAAAGCTTTCATAGGAAAGGAAGTTGAAGATGTAGAAAAGAATTATCATGAGTGGTATAAGCAAGATTTTTATCTCGCTAGATCTTTTGAGTCAGCTACGGCTACTTCAGCTATTGACATTGCATCATGGGATATTTTAGGCAAAGAATTAGGTGCTCCAATACATAAACTAACGGGTGGTAAATTTAGGGATAAGGTTTTAGTTTACGCTAACGGATGGTATAATGATTGTGTAACTCCAGATGATTTCGCTGAAAAAGCTAAGGATATAGTAAAGAGAGGATATAAAGGATTAAAATTCGATCCGTTTGGCGAGTATTACGATTGGATTGATGAAAAAGGATTACAACAAGCTGAAGAAAGAGTAAAGGCAGTGAGGGAAGCTGTAGGAGATGAAGTTCATATAATGATTGAACATCACGGTAGATTTAACGCTAATTCAGCGATTAAAATTGCACACCGTATAGAAAAATATAATCCTTTATTTATGGAAGAACCAGTACATCATGAGGACATTGAGGGATATAAGAAATATAGATCTTCTACTAAAGTAACTGTTGCTTTAGGAGAAAGGCTAGTGAGTTTAAAGGAAGCTATGTTTTATATAGATAACAGATTAGCTGACATCTTACAGCCTGACATTACAAACATAGGAGGTGTGACGATAGCTAGAAAAGTTACTGCATTGGCTGAAGCAAATGATATAGAAATAGCTTTTCATAATGCCTTTGGATCAATACAGAATGCTGTGTCAGTTCAATTAAGCGCTTCAATACCTAATCTCGTAATTTTAGAAAACTTTTACGATTGGTTTCCACAGTGGAAAAGAGACTTAGTTTATAATGGGACTCCAGTAGAAGATGGTTACGTTAAAGTTTCGGATAAGCCTGGAATTGGAGTTGACGTTAATGAGAAACTTTTAGATGAATTAAAAGCTGAACCAGTACCTCTTGACGTTAAGGAAGAACCTGTTTGGGTAGTTAAAAATACATGGAAGGGATTTTAA
- a CDS encoding bifunctional 2-dehydro-3-deoxy-phosphogluconate/2-dehydro-3-deoxy-6-phosphogalactonate aldolase, which produces MMDIVVPILTPFNNGKIDKEAVKTHVGNLLKKGVDIIFVNGTTGLGPALSKDEKKEMLDAVLDVTNKVIFQVGSLNMNEVIELVRYANDKDVLAVASYPPYYFTLPEEFIILYFKDICEESKHDVYLYNYPGATGKDVNVEMVKKIGCLTGVKDTNPDFQHTIKYREVEGMKVYNGLEGLAIASMSVLDGTVVGAGNYAPELFSQLREYLKDGDMKKAMEVQLLINKLVGLTQKYGQFSAVYELTKAFQGYDVGSPRPPIYSLESKNLIDEAKKIWNK; this is translated from the coding sequence ATGATGGATATAGTAGTTCCTATACTTACTCCTTTCAATAATGGAAAAATTGATAAAGAGGCTGTTAAAACTCACGTGGGGAATTTGCTGAAGAAAGGCGTTGATATAATTTTTGTTAACGGTACTACTGGTTTAGGACCAGCTTTATCTAAAGATGAAAAGAAGGAAATGCTTGATGCTGTCCTAGACGTTACAAATAAAGTAATATTTCAAGTTGGTTCTCTCAATATGAATGAAGTTATCGAATTAGTAAGGTATGCAAACGACAAAGACGTTTTAGCTGTAGCTTCATATCCCCCATATTATTTTACTCTACCAGAGGAATTTATTATACTATATTTCAAGGATATCTGTGAAGAAAGTAAGCATGACGTATATCTTTACAATTATCCTGGAGCTACTGGTAAGGATGTAAATGTGGAAATGGTTAAAAAGATTGGATGTTTGACAGGAGTTAAAGATACTAATCCAGATTTTCAGCACACGATAAAATACAGAGAAGTTGAAGGAATGAAAGTTTATAATGGTTTAGAAGGACTAGCTATAGCTTCAATGTCAGTCCTAGACGGTACTGTTGTTGGAGCAGGCAATTATGCTCCAGAGTTATTCTCTCAACTTAGGGAATATTTAAAGGATGGAGATATGAAAAAGGCTATGGAAGTTCAACTTCTAATAAATAAATTAGTAGGACTAACTCAGAAATATGGTCAGTTTTCTGCTGTTTACGAACTAACTAAAGCGTTTCAAGGATATGACGTAGGATCTCCAAGACCGCCAATATATTCGTTAGAATCCAAAAACCTAATTGATGAAGCTAAAAAGATTTGGAATAAATAA
- a CDS encoding acetamidase/formamidase family protein, whose translation MNHTIHAITHSKWDNSLQPIMSISNGDIITVETKEASDGQISPSSSEKDLRTLDFSRIHPLTGPIEVKGTEPGDAIEIEFLEFKNKGWGWTGVIPGFGFLVDEQYTSPIDLQGPALKIWQIDEKYAQAKFGELDVKIPIYPFPGVIGTALPYRGKYSTIPPRENGGNLDIKHLTVGTKLYLPVFVKGALLSIGDTHLAQGDGEVCGTAIEAPLEVTMKINVVKNIGLTQPIFVTGKVKEMEFNEYIAYPGIDSNLWIASKKAIKGIISILSKYMTPVEAYMLASVAVNLKVSEVVDVPNWIVTAYLPKDILGKEIEIF comes from the coding sequence ATGAACCATACAATCCACGCAATTACTCATAGCAAATGGGATAATTCTCTACAACCAATAATGAGCATAAGTAACGGCGATATAATAACAGTTGAAACTAAAGAAGCTTCAGACGGACAAATAAGTCCTTCATCATCAGAAAAAGATTTACGAACATTAGATTTTTCAAGAATTCATCCATTAACTGGACCGATAGAAGTAAAAGGAACAGAACCCGGAGATGCAATAGAAATAGAATTTCTTGAGTTCAAGAATAAAGGTTGGGGATGGACTGGAGTAATACCTGGATTTGGATTTTTAGTAGATGAACAATATACTTCACCAATAGATTTACAAGGGCCAGCATTAAAGATTTGGCAAATCGACGAAAAATATGCACAAGCTAAGTTTGGAGAATTAGACGTAAAAATTCCAATTTATCCATTTCCAGGCGTTATCGGGACTGCACTACCTTATCGTGGAAAATACAGTACAATTCCTCCTAGAGAAAACGGAGGAAATTTAGATATTAAACATTTGACAGTTGGTACTAAGCTTTACTTGCCAGTTTTCGTTAAAGGAGCGTTATTATCAATAGGCGATACTCATTTAGCTCAAGGCGATGGTGAAGTTTGTGGTACAGCTATTGAAGCTCCTTTAGAAGTTACTATGAAGATTAATGTTGTCAAGAATATTGGATTAACTCAACCAATTTTTGTAACCGGTAAAGTTAAGGAGATGGAGTTTAATGAATACATTGCTTATCCTGGAATAGATTCTAATTTATGGATAGCTAGTAAAAAAGCCATTAAGGGAATTATTTCCATTCTTTCAAAATATATGACTCCAGTTGAAGCTTATATGTTAGCTAGTGTTGCTGTAAATCTAAAAGTGAGCGAAGTTGTTGACGTTCCTAACTGGATAGTAACAGCTTACCTACCAAAAGACATATTAGGAAAAGAAATAGAAATTTTTTAA
- a CDS encoding GH116 family glycosyl hydrolase: MVRFSYTDSLKSGVPLGGIGTGKLEINNKGKLINVTILGNFSNPIKTTRGFHIFVIPDESTSFFLEKELKVYNMQNYEIDDLIYEGVYPFIFLKGNKNGIEVNLTAFSSIIPNNIKDSNIPAVGMEIEVKGSKSGKIALSFPNIVGTSPIGRRDRRVGSGIIFENPKSIDLDPRKGEVYITGDNVSKTISQYNINVDAVEAFSSFIYKDLYEQNRVWNLLEKYESDEHEVTGFWDDPAGIIISDYKENRVRFVISWYSRGKSFQYPYGYFYHNNFSNAIEVANYFLDNFDRLKEESMKWHDIDAEPWLKDAIINSAYILSSSTILDEKGRFGIFEGPENFPVINTIAGLCYEGALPILFLFPALEKSVIREFAYAMREDGYVPHDLGLYSLDLPIDGTTSPPKWKDLNPTFILLIYRYFKFTGDKEFLRELYPFAIKALKWELKQDKDNDGVPELEGSGDSGFDVTRIKGIDSYTTSVYIASLIALREMAIILNDKENKDFINELLEKARKVYSSLFNGKYFIPWTDIEEKFVFSAQILGEWWVELLDLEKIIDEEKISFALNYILEINGKVSPYCTPNMVKENGEVVEKWTQAYSSWPRLVFAISWLGYKRNKEKWLEILKKEWDNLISKGIVWNQPSRINSRDGNPEPLDGYLDHYIGNASIWSFVKK, translated from the coding sequence ATGGTGAGATTTTCATATACAGATAGCCTTAAATCAGGTGTACCTTTGGGCGGAATAGGAACTGGTAAATTAGAAATTAATAATAAAGGAAAACTAATAAATGTTACTATTTTAGGAAATTTTTCTAATCCTATAAAAACAACGAGAGGATTTCATATATTTGTAATTCCTGATGAGTCTACTTCTTTCTTTTTAGAGAAAGAGTTAAAAGTTTACAATATGCAGAATTATGAGATTGACGATTTAATATATGAAGGAGTTTATCCTTTTATTTTTTTGAAGGGAAATAAGAACGGAATAGAGGTTAATTTAACTGCTTTTTCATCTATTATACCTAATAATATTAAAGATTCAAATATCCCTGCTGTAGGTATGGAAATAGAAGTTAAGGGAAGTAAAAGTGGAAAAATTGCATTATCTTTTCCTAATATTGTAGGAACTTCTCCTATAGGTAGAAGAGATAGAAGAGTTGGGAGTGGTATTATTTTCGAAAATCCAAAAAGTATAGATTTAGATCCTAGAAAAGGAGAAGTATATATTACGGGAGATAATGTATCTAAAACTATTTCACAATATAATATTAACGTAGATGCTGTAGAAGCTTTTAGTAGCTTTATTTATAAGGACTTGTACGAGCAGAACAGAGTGTGGAATTTATTGGAAAAATATGAATCGGATGAGCATGAAGTCACTGGCTTTTGGGATGATCCTGCCGGTATAATAATAAGCGATTATAAAGAAAATAGAGTGAGATTCGTAATAAGTTGGTACTCCAGAGGGAAAAGCTTCCAATACCCTTATGGATATTTCTATCATAATAATTTCTCAAACGCAATAGAAGTTGCTAATTATTTTTTAGATAATTTTGATAGGTTAAAAGAAGAATCAATGAAATGGCATGACATAGATGCTGAACCATGGCTAAAGGACGCAATAATTAACTCGGCATATATCCTTTCGAGTAGTACTATACTAGATGAGAAGGGAAGATTTGGCATATTTGAAGGACCAGAAAATTTTCCAGTTATAAATACTATAGCAGGATTATGTTATGAAGGTGCATTGCCTATACTTTTCTTATTTCCAGCTTTAGAGAAAAGTGTAATTAGAGAATTCGCTTATGCTATGAGGGAAGATGGATATGTTCCTCATGATTTGGGATTATACTCTTTAGACTTACCAATAGATGGAACTACTTCTCCTCCAAAATGGAAAGACCTGAATCCTACATTTATTTTATTAATTTATAGATATTTTAAATTTACTGGAGACAAAGAATTTTTAAGAGAATTATATCCTTTTGCAATTAAGGCTTTAAAATGGGAGTTAAAACAAGATAAGGATAATGATGGAGTTCCAGAACTAGAAGGATCCGGAGATAGTGGATTTGATGTTACTAGAATAAAGGGTATAGATAGTTATACCACATCCGTGTATATAGCGTCCTTAATAGCTCTAAGAGAAATGGCAATTATACTTAATGATAAAGAAAACAAAGATTTTATAAATGAATTATTAGAAAAAGCACGAAAAGTTTACTCTTCATTATTTAATGGCAAATACTTTATTCCATGGACTGATATTGAAGAAAAGTTTGTCTTTTCTGCTCAGATTCTAGGAGAATGGTGGGTTGAACTACTTGATTTAGAAAAAATAATAGATGAAGAAAAGATATCTTTTGCATTAAATTATATCTTAGAAATAAATGGAAAAGTTTCTCCTTATTGCACGCCAAATATGGTAAAAGAAAATGGAGAAGTAGTAGAAAAATGGACTCAAGCATACTCTTCATGGCCAAGATTAGTTTTTGCAATAAGCTGGCTAGGATATAAGAGAAATAAAGAAAAATGGTTAGAGATATTGAAGAAAGAATGGGATAATTTAATTTCTAAAGGTATAGTATGGAATCAACCATCGAGAATTAATAGCAGAGATGGAAATCCAGAACCTTTAGATGGATATTTAGATCACTATATAGGGAACGCATCTATATGGTCATTTGTAAAAAAGTAA
- a CDS encoding MupG family TIM beta-alpha barrel fold protein, producing MRKVGILSQAWRRDKINELKEVAEKAGKIGYKEIWSGINANYIEGIKEISSIAMKYDMYFFVDINPDILKSFNASPSDLRIFKELNVGGLRADYGFSEDELIKMANNDLGLKIDLNASIFPVDRLDHLIKQVKDIENLKASHDFYPIKYTALSLESTISKSKEFKSRGIEVAAFVPTPRGEGRTTTETIRGKPPGKGASILFNTNYIDRIILGDPFPTDEELIEVYEAKDKTKLHVIVYPGITDEEKKIFSTFNDVRVKEYALALNILKENKITKRNIVRRFKGCVSVMNGRSDVVEVWIFKKDVEADDRFNVIGEVDPEDMDMLDYIGERISVQLIPKYME from the coding sequence ATGCGAAAAGTAGGTATTTTAAGCCAGGCTTGGAGAAGAGACAAAATAAATGAACTAAAAGAAGTAGCTGAAAAGGCTGGTAAAATAGGATATAAAGAGATTTGGTCTGGAATAAATGCAAATTATATTGAAGGCATAAAAGAAATATCTAGTATAGCTATGAAGTATGATATGTATTTTTTTGTAGATATTAATCCAGATATATTGAAATCTTTTAATGCATCTCCATCAGATTTAAGGATTTTTAAAGAGCTTAACGTAGGAGGCCTTAGAGCTGATTATGGATTTTCTGAGGATGAATTAATAAAAATGGCTAATAACGACTTAGGATTAAAAATTGATTTGAACGCAAGTATATTTCCAGTAGATAGATTAGATCATTTAATCAAACAAGTTAAAGATATAGAAAATCTTAAGGCTAGTCATGATTTTTATCCGATAAAGTATACGGCTTTATCACTAGAATCAACAATTAGTAAATCTAAAGAATTTAAGAGCAGAGGAATAGAAGTAGCAGCTTTCGTGCCTACACCTAGAGGAGAAGGGAGAACTACTACTGAAACTATTAGAGGAAAACCTCCTGGAAAAGGAGCATCTATTTTATTTAACACTAATTATATAGATAGAATAATTTTAGGAGATCCATTTCCTACTGATGAAGAATTAATCGAAGTATATGAAGCTAAAGATAAGACTAAACTACATGTTATTGTTTACCCTGGCATTACGGATGAAGAAAAGAAAATTTTCAGTACTTTTAATGATGTAAGAGTAAAAGAATATGCATTAGCTCTAAATATACTAAAAGAAAATAAAATAACTAAAAGAAATATAGTAAGAAGATTTAAAGGATGTGTTAGTGTTATGAATGGAAGAAGTGATGTAGTAGAAGTATGGATATTCAAAAAAGATGTAGAAGCCGATGATAGATTTAATGTAATAGGTGAAGTCGATCCAGAAGATATGGACATGTTAGATTATATAGGAGAAAGAATTAGCGTACAGCTTATTCCAAAATATATGGAGTAA